The stretch of DNA GGCTGCCGCAGCGGCGGAGGCGGACCCGCGGGCGTGGAAGTGGGAGATACGGAAGCGGGTGTGGGACGCGCTGGAGGCCGAGGGCGTCGCGCGGGACCCGCGCCCCGTCCACCACCGTATCCCAAACTTCGacggcgcccccgccgccgccgacacgGTATGCGGCTGTGCGCGCACGCTCTCTCGCTTCCCCGTTCTGTGCCCTCTCACGCCGAGCAGCCTTGTTCTCGTCTAGTGGATCATTTCTACATTTCGGTAGCGGCCTGCGTGAGGCATTTCGTGGTTTACATTCTTCGTCTGTTGCTTGCTGTACACTACTTGTAGCAAAGCTTTGCCCGCAAACAGAACTGAATGGCTCACTATTGGTATATGAAATTATGCCAATTACATTGGATCTTCCTTGAAAACTTCATGTCGAACGGGGCATTGCATTTCGCCAAATTCTGTTTTCAGTTACAATGTCATGTGAGACACCTAAAATCTTTTGGTTTCCTCCCATTGAAACTGGGTACTCAAAAAATTGCTTTGTTATCTTGTTCATCTGAATGTGTAAGAAACTGTAACATGGTGGCAGTTTCTTGAAATCAGCAGGTGCTTCCGTTATGGCATGTGCTAAACTTGTGGATCCATCCACATACAATTTGCTTTAGTTATTTTTTGAAGCCTCTTTCTTATACATGCATGTCCTATTCTAGTTGCTTATTAGCTTATTTATGTACCCATCACTAATATCACAATGTTTCAAACTGTCACCAGTTGGGGAGGCTTGACGTATTTCAGAATTCCCAATGTGTAAAGGTCAATCCTGACTCGCCTCAGAAGCAAGTTCGGTTATTAACACTGTCAGGTCCGTTACCTATGACTGCTACTGCTTATGATGGCCTAACTGTCTTTAAATATTCTTTCTAGCAGTAACATATTAGCATCTGCAAAAACTTCGTCTGATGACACATATTAAAACTGCAGTACGTCTACCTCTTTGATTGACTCTCAGTTTGATCATTGTTTTGCTTAAACAAGTAGCTGTCAGTATCGACAACCTTTCCTGCAGCTAGCCAGGTTATTGAAGTTGGTTTTTCCGGTGTAAGATTGTATGATCAAGTGTGTTCTGAATTAGGTGTGGTGGAGCATGATACATGAGGTCGATCCTCACTTCCACATAGGGTGTATATGTCATTACTAACTTCCGTAAGTTAGTAGCACCTGCTCTGTCCTGGAATTTTGTGCTGCAAACCAAGGAGTCCAAGTTTGCTGTAGAATCTTCAAATTTTGATCAGATGTTCCTTTTTGTCATCCAGGTGATAAAAAGCTGCTGACTCCACAACCTCGGCTAAGGACAGGATTTTTCTCAGTTCTGGACTCTCAAATGATACCCATTGGATGCATTCCTGAAGCATGCACTTCTGTTGGCGCAGCTAAATATGGGAGGCCAATAGGTCTAGATGAAAGGATTAAGGTGGATTTGATTGTGATTGGGTCAGTTGCAGTTGACCCAAGTTCAGGAGCACGGTTGGGGAAGGGTGAGGTAACTATCCTCTCTTGTATATACAGTTGAAATCAACTTGGTATTGTTGTTCCTTTCTACATTTGAACAGTAGTAGTTAATAGAGCACCAATGAAGTTTTCATGGTTTCACCTTCTTTTCTACCTTCACTTTCACAGAAAATAAACTATATCAACCCGACAGTCTTTTGTCCTGTCAACGCTGCCTTAAAATGAAAAACTGCTCTTAACAAAATTTTCCTGTTCTCATTCATAACTTTATCTATGAACTTCGACTACAGGGATTTGCAGAGCTGGAATATGGCATGCTTCGATATATGGGAGCTATAGATGATTCAACCATGATAGTAACTACTGGTGAGCTCGAGTAACAACTATTTTAGCCTGTGATTCTTGCAAAGCATGAGATAAGTGAATATTGTCTATACATGCATGCCTCATCTCTTTTTTTTGAATTGGAGAACTATTAGTGCATTTTTTTCTTGTGTTGGATTCGAAATTAACTACTTTTTTCATATTTAGTTCGTGGCTGGTCACTAACATAAACTGCTAAAACTATGTCTATGCTTGCTTACAGTGCATGACAAGCAGTTAGTGGATGACATTCCAGTTGAGAAGCTGCTAGTTCATGATGTGCCGGTTGACATTATCTGCACCCCAACTCAGGTCATCTTCACAAAGACCACAATCCCAAAGCCACAAGGTTTGACCAGTTACTATTACCTGTTTAACCTGCAAAGAAGTGTTATGTGACCAGATACTGGGGACTTCTGTATGCAGGGATTTACTGGGAAAAGCTATCTCCAGAAAAATTGGGCCAAATCCGAATTCTGAGAGAGCTGAAGAAACGCATAGAGCAAGAGACAGGAACTATACTTCCTTCCGGGCCTTCAGAGAAGCTACCACCAACAGCTCAGAGAAGGAGGCGGCAACGACGACGATGATTGTGTATGCTTACCTTAACTGCTTTTATTAATACAAGCTATATACATACCTTTTTTCTTGTGGGAAAATCAATATATTCTGCATGGTTCAAATTTCAAGCATCAGATTGGAAGAGCATTTGGATATCAAAGAAACTCCAAAAATATGCTTACTGATGAGGCAAAGAGAAAATTTGTGGTTGTTTCCATGCCTGTTAATTTCTATGCCAGTATAAGGATCCATTGGCATTGCAATGGCTTTTGAAAAGCACTCATTTGTTTCTCGGAGTCGCAGTTAGTTGAAAACATATTTTTTTGAGTTGCAAAAATATAATACTATTAGAATTAGTAATGATTTAGGGAACTTCTGGATTCAATTCGACAGCATAGCAACCAGCCTTAGGAACCCTGGCATGCCAAAATAAGTAAATTCTTGAACGTGTATATAAATCTGAGTTATTATTACCTTGGATTTACAAAGTCTGTCCAATTACTATCTGTTTATGGATATCGTGTAAGACAACAAGAAAAACAATATGCCCGTTAATGTAAAACTCTTTTGAACAGGCTATTGGTTTACCAATTTTCAGGAGTAATACATATGCAAACGAATGAACCATCACTGTCTTGACCTTCCACATTTTTGTATCAATGGTAGCTGCAATGACTCTGCTGCGCAGAAGGTGCTGAACGTCAGGTGGTAGGAGCAGGCATCACCTAAAAGTTGACATGAGGAAGCAAAAAAATTCCAAACCACTCCAATTCTGTGTTCAAAATGCTTTGTCCCAATTTCACATTCGTCAGCATGAGGACAATATCCTTTGGAAGTTCAAACCGTGGTCCATCCACCCCGCTTTGGAAGTTGTCAGAAAATCAATGCTGCTCATGTGGCAAAAAGGACAGGCAGGGCATCTGGCATGTATCTTGACCTGCCTGTTGCACATTGTGACCTTATCTTTGCCTCAGATTTGCAGTTGGCACGCCGTACTTGATATGCTTAAGTCTCTAACCATGATACTTTATTTGTATATAGACAGTCAATGTAATCACagtttgaatttgcaaatgtcATTGTAATCAATGTTGTTTTACGGTCCAAGCTAGTACTATGGAGTTTCGATCTGTGCATTTTAGTACTATGGAGTTGTCTGATTCTGTATTTCTCTGATTACCTTTTGGAGGGTGTGAATGAAGATAGCGCATGGTCTCCATAAGCAATGCACTCGTCACCTAGTAGATAACAGAAGATGCCGTGGTCAAATGCACAAACACACACACCTACTGCCAGGTGCATTTCTCGTGCTATATATCTGAGGCTAACAGCGCATCTAATCAACCATTTTTTGACGTGATCTAAGCAGCAATGTTGACGTATGAGATGACGACAAGAAATGGTTGTCGCCGGACAAAACGTAAGGGAAGTTACACTTCGTTTACAGCTTCACCTGAAAAAATCGTATCAAATGAAGGGGCCACAAGTTTGATTGACAGGATGGAATTTCAGTGTTAGTTGTAGGGAGCACTTGAACAACGGATTTCAAAGGAAGCACTCAAATTTTGAATCTAAAGAAAGAAAAAATGAAGAAAGTTATCCATGCCCAGGGCTTCGTTTCTGATCGCTTCTCTCCAAGCTCGTTGATTCCAAGCTATCGGGGCGTCCTAATCACCTTTGC from Panicum hallii strain FIL2 chromosome 3, PHallii_v3.1, whole genome shotgun sequence encodes:
- the LOC112884719 gene encoding 5-formyltetrahydrofolate cyclo-ligase-like protein COG0212, with the translated sequence MRLLFPAAAPPLPLCLAARASRRARLAAASAAGGSSSSASASFDAAAFEAERLRLDAAARDGMASAAAAAEADPRAWKWEIRKRVWDALEAEGVARDPRPVHHRIPNFDGAPAAADTLGRLDVFQNSQCVKVNPDSPQKQVRLLTLSGDKKLLTPQPRLRTGFFSVLDSQMIPIGCIPEACTSVGAAKYGRPIGLDERIKVDLIVIGSVAVDPSSGARLGKGEGFAELEYGMLRYMGAIDDSTMIVTTVHDKQLVDDIPVEKLLVHDVPVDIICTPTQVIFTKTTIPKPQGIYWEKLSPEKLGQIRILRELKKRIEQETGTILPSGPSEKLPPTAQRRRRQRRR